The proteins below are encoded in one region of Stenotrophomonas bentonitica:
- a CDS encoding monovalent cation:proton antiporter-2 (CPA2) family protein produces MHSGALVLALVLLLAAVIAVPVFKKLGLGAVLGYLAAGVVLGPDGLGFVQDADRMLGAAEIGVVMLLFVIGLELSPTRLKVMRRSVFGAGTAQVALCALVLGSLLMLDHFQWKGALIVGIALALSSTAVGLQLLSEHKGLNTDYGRLGFAILLFQDLIAIPLLAAIPLLGGAKNETLQWNDVAIALGALAVVIVCGRPVLRWLFSTVARTRSPEVFTAMALLVVLGTAWFMQEVGLSPSLGAFLAGVLLSDSEFRHELESQIEPFKGLLLGLFFIAVGMGIDLDRVVAEPGAIAIGVAILLVVKFSLLFGIGKLAKLSTRHALLLGSVLWLGGEFAFVVFNEAQRAHLLGNANHDRLVAIVGLSMALTPLLMILLLKLLGSEHEAVKDKRPPDKVDTGGTEPSVMIAGMGRFGQVVARLLTAQKIPFVALEANPDTVSDLRRFGNKLYYGDPTRPEILRAAGGEHVRVYVVTLDEPEANMRATRLIRRMYPDAVVLARARNRQHAWRLMDMSAEPFREVLGSSLDMGERVLTALGISTAVAEAHVERFREHDEKLLRDQYLVYDDEAAVIQTSRDARADLMRLFEADAERDGGTDNDRRE; encoded by the coding sequence ATGCATAGCGGTGCGCTGGTCCTGGCCCTGGTGTTGCTGCTGGCTGCGGTGATCGCCGTGCCGGTGTTCAAGAAGCTCGGGCTGGGCGCGGTGCTGGGCTACCTCGCCGCCGGCGTGGTGCTGGGTCCGGACGGGCTGGGCTTCGTGCAGGACGCCGACCGGATGCTGGGCGCGGCCGAGATCGGCGTGGTGATGCTGCTGTTCGTAATCGGGCTGGAACTCTCTCCGACCCGCCTGAAGGTGATGCGCCGGTCGGTGTTCGGTGCCGGGACCGCACAGGTCGCGCTTTGCGCCTTGGTGTTGGGCAGCCTGCTGATGCTGGACCACTTCCAGTGGAAGGGCGCGCTGATCGTGGGCATCGCGCTGGCGCTGTCGTCCACTGCGGTGGGCCTGCAGCTGCTGTCCGAACACAAGGGCCTCAACACCGATTACGGGCGGCTGGGCTTTGCGATCCTGCTGTTCCAGGACCTGATCGCGATTCCCCTGCTGGCGGCCATTCCGCTGCTGGGCGGGGCCAAGAACGAAACCCTGCAGTGGAACGACGTGGCGATTGCGCTGGGCGCGCTGGCGGTGGTGATCGTGTGCGGACGGCCGGTGCTGCGCTGGCTGTTCAGTACCGTGGCGCGCACGCGCAGTCCCGAGGTGTTCACCGCGATGGCGCTGCTGGTGGTGCTGGGCACCGCGTGGTTCATGCAGGAGGTCGGGCTCAGTCCCAGCCTGGGTGCGTTCCTGGCCGGCGTGCTGCTGTCCGATTCGGAGTTCCGCCACGAGCTGGAATCGCAGATCGAGCCGTTCAAGGGCCTGCTGCTGGGCCTGTTCTTCATCGCGGTGGGCATGGGCATCGACCTGGACCGGGTGGTCGCCGAACCGGGGGCGATCGCCATCGGCGTGGCGATCCTGCTGGTGGTGAAGTTCAGCCTGCTGTTCGGGATCGGCAAGCTCGCAAAGCTGAGCACCCGGCATGCGCTACTGCTGGGCAGCGTGCTGTGGCTGGGCGGCGAGTTCGCGTTCGTGGTGTTCAACGAAGCGCAGCGCGCGCACCTGCTGGGCAATGCCAACCATGATCGCCTGGTGGCGATCGTGGGCCTGTCGATGGCGCTGACCCCGCTGTTGATGATCCTGCTGCTGAAACTGCTGGGCAGCGAACATGAGGCGGTGAAGGACAAGCGCCCACCCGACAAGGTCGACACCGGCGGCACCGAGCCCAGCGTGATGATCGCGGGCATGGGCCGCTTCGGCCAGGTGGTGGCGCGCCTGCTGACCGCGCAGAAGATTCCGTTCGTGGCGCTGGAGGCGAACCCGGACACGGTGTCGGACCTGCGCCGGTTCGGCAACAAGCTGTACTACGGCGACCCGACCCGCCCGGAGATCCTGCGTGCGGCCGGCGGCGAACACGTGCGCGTGTACGTGGTGACGCTGGATGAGCCGGAGGCGAACATGCGCGCCACCCGCCTGATCCGGCGCATGTATCCGGACGCGGTGGTGCTGGCCCGCGCGCGCAACCGCCAGCACGCTTGGCGGTTGATGGACATGTCGGCCGAACCGTTCCGCGAGGTGCTCGGGTCGAGCCTGGACATGGGCGAACGCGTGCTGACCGCGCTGGGCATTTCCACGGCGGTTGCCGAAGCGCATGTGGAGCGCTTCCGCGAGCACGACGAGAAACTGCTGCGCGACCAGTACCTGGTGTACGACGACGAGGCAGCGGTGATCCAGACCTCACGCGATGCGCGGGCGGACCTGATGCGGTTGTTCGAAGCGGATGCCGAACGCGACGGCGGAACGGACAACGACCGCCGCGAGTGA
- a CDS encoding ankyrin repeat domain-containing protein, whose translation MTDALRTRAAAIAVAAGGLLSLAVVLGGVPAALGAALAQPAFALGVSWWRRSRALPTLAQLGRQDLPALAGLWALGPALFALLVSWPLGALHDSGSLAAVLGLSVAVSAALLGVWRTWPLWNEIERSDGSLARHWRTLAARDLSAWRGLIVAGLVVTVCALVVVPAWPGLLPDTLRWPFALLVLIGSPLAHFALQRIAPADPLPTRSVLEPAGDAFAAAAHPDDASQPLEPLGQHERLPALYDAARSGRVDRALQLLAAGADPHGLPDPNWRDQRSLVVLAAVLPDLRLLRELIARGVGVNTPHRGMTPLLAATRDSWHGRPEAVMTLLANGADSRAVDSDGNTPLHHAARSSDPGVAALLRDAAAEVDALNNDGWSPLAVACQVGNWRLARFLLERGARTEPAEGTPVLLAAAGTEEDDTAGVQLLLKHKARADARDRQRRSALHEAALAGHVDIIEVLLAAGANLESRDALSRTPWLEAARAGRAAVVEHLLPHKPDLHAVDVEGRNAVLLACMADTVSPVMVRRLLDLGIAADVPDPQGRRAVDIAAAAGRWTIVSLLDRSYPLPAAVSDGLASAADSDADAGTPILPDRPPLDLLREALGFGNVDGMATLARLCNPEELGGLLHDAELALDPHAVEWLLAHGAAPEVLDACGDTPMFALLARGVDAVPALQVLLRRGVSPAGAGGLARLLAACAQHDQAARGLEQLALELLERGADPFAASPAGDPPLSLAVRLGWLRLQQALLTLGVDREARDSHGMTALHLATALAREGSLKLLVQQGASPEARAADGQTPLGVALSIGRRDLADWLDWRVWPLPGRALRAADLPAAAMAGDADAVRRLNDLGFAIDVVDAQGCTALLRAAGGGHLAVVDLLLARGANPQHAAASGATPLSAAVSMRQIDIVSALLDAGAELEYRLPGGVTVLMLASALGLPDIAARLLTAGANVHAGDAQQLGPLHCAALYGFGARDRSRLLALLDTLLLSGAEPDQAAAGSVTPLLLVLGARAEPGTACDEQVVLAAVERLLDEDVSLDARDPRGFGPLHLAALHGLPLLVQRLLRAGADPDVRDALNRSPREIAVMRGFIDVAGEFEPRVPGVSSMARFLRDNG comes from the coding sequence ATGACTGACGCCCTGCGCACCCGCGCTGCCGCCATTGCCGTTGCCGCCGGTGGCCTGCTGTCGCTGGCCGTGGTGCTGGGCGGCGTGCCGGCCGCGCTCGGTGCGGCGCTGGCGCAGCCGGCGTTCGCGCTGGGCGTGTCGTGGTGGCGGCGCAGCCGTGCGCTGCCGACGCTGGCCCAGCTTGGCCGACAGGACCTGCCGGCACTGGCAGGGTTGTGGGCACTCGGCCCGGCCCTGTTCGCGCTGCTGGTGTCCTGGCCGCTGGGCGCGCTGCACGACAGCGGCAGCCTCGCCGCCGTGCTCGGCCTGAGCGTGGCGGTCAGCGCCGCGCTGCTCGGCGTGTGGCGTACCTGGCCACTCTGGAATGAAATCGAACGCAGCGACGGCAGCCTGGCGCGGCATTGGCGCACGCTGGCCGCGCGCGACCTGAGCGCCTGGCGCGGGCTGATCGTGGCCGGCCTGGTGGTTACGGTCTGCGCGCTGGTGGTGGTGCCGGCCTGGCCGGGCCTGCTGCCGGACACCCTGCGCTGGCCGTTCGCGCTGCTGGTGCTGATCGGTTCGCCGCTGGCCCACTTCGCCCTGCAGCGCATTGCACCGGCCGACCCGCTGCCCACCCGCAGCGTGCTGGAACCGGCGGGCGACGCCTTCGCCGCCGCCGCGCACCCGGACGATGCCAGCCAGCCGCTGGAACCGCTGGGCCAGCACGAACGCCTGCCGGCGCTGTACGACGCCGCGCGCAGCGGGCGGGTCGACCGCGCCCTGCAGCTGCTGGCCGCGGGCGCCGACCCGCACGGCCTGCCGGATCCGAACTGGCGCGACCAGCGCAGCCTGGTAGTGCTGGCGGCGGTGCTTCCCGACCTGCGCCTGCTGCGCGAATTGATCGCGCGCGGCGTGGGCGTCAACACCCCGCACCGCGGCATGACCCCGCTGCTGGCGGCCACCCGCGACAGCTGGCACGGTCGCCCCGAAGCGGTGATGACCCTGCTCGCCAACGGTGCCGATTCGCGTGCGGTCGACAGCGACGGCAACACCCCCCTGCACCATGCCGCGCGCAGTTCCGACCCGGGCGTGGCCGCGCTGCTGCGCGACGCCGCCGCCGAAGTGGACGCGCTCAACAACGACGGCTGGTCGCCGCTGGCGGTGGCCTGCCAGGTCGGCAACTGGCGCCTGGCGCGCTTCCTGCTCGAGCGCGGCGCGCGCACCGAGCCGGCCGAGGGCACCCCGGTGCTGCTGGCTGCGGCCGGCACCGAAGAAGACGATACCGCCGGCGTGCAGCTGCTGCTCAAGCACAAGGCGCGCGCCGACGCCCGCGACCGCCAGCGCCGCAGTGCATTGCATGAAGCCGCATTGGCCGGGCACGTGGACATCATCGAGGTCCTGCTGGCCGCCGGCGCCAACCTGGAATCGCGCGATGCGCTGTCGCGCACGCCGTGGCTGGAAGCGGCCCGTGCCGGTCGCGCCGCCGTGGTCGAACACCTGCTGCCGCACAAACCCGACCTGCACGCGGTGGACGTGGAAGGCCGCAACGCGGTGCTGCTGGCCTGCATGGCCGATACCGTGTCGCCGGTCATGGTACGCCGCCTGCTCGACCTGGGCATTGCCGCGGACGTGCCGGACCCGCAGGGCCGCCGCGCGGTGGACATCGCCGCCGCCGCCGGACGCTGGACCATCGTGTCGCTGCTGGATCGCAGCTATCCACTGCCGGCCGCGGTGAGCGACGGCCTGGCCAGTGCCGCCGACAGTGACGCCGACGCAGGCACGCCGATCCTGCCGGACCGCCCGCCACTGGACCTGCTGCGCGAAGCGCTGGGCTTCGGCAACGTGGACGGCATGGCCACCCTGGCGCGCCTGTGCAACCCCGAAGAATTGGGCGGCCTGCTGCACGACGCCGAGCTGGCGCTGGATCCGCATGCGGTGGAATGGCTGCTGGCGCACGGCGCCGCGCCGGAAGTGCTGGATGCCTGTGGCGACACCCCGATGTTCGCGCTGCTGGCGCGTGGTGTTGATGCAGTGCCCGCGCTGCAGGTGCTGCTGCGCCGGGGCGTGTCGCCGGCCGGTGCCGGTGGCCTGGCGCGCCTGCTGGCGGCCTGCGCGCAGCACGACCAGGCCGCGCGCGGACTGGAACAGCTGGCGCTGGAACTGCTTGAGCGCGGGGCCGACCCGTTCGCCGCCTCGCCGGCCGGCGACCCGCCGCTGTCGCTGGCGGTGCGGTTGGGCTGGCTGCGCCTGCAGCAGGCCCTGCTCACCCTGGGCGTGGACCGCGAGGCGCGCGACAGCCACGGCATGACCGCGCTGCACCTGGCCACCGCGCTGGCCCGCGAAGGCTCGTTGAAGCTGCTGGTGCAGCAGGGCGCCTCGCCCGAAGCGCGTGCCGCCGACGGCCAGACCCCGCTGGGCGTGGCGCTGTCGATCGGCCGCCGCGACCTCGCCGACTGGCTGGACTGGCGCGTGTGGCCGCTGCCCGGCCGCGCGCTGCGCGCCGCCGACCTGCCGGCGGCGGCAATGGCCGGTGACGCCGACGCAGTGCGCCGTTTGAACGACCTGGGCTTTGCGATCGACGTGGTCGACGCGCAGGGCTGCACCGCGCTGCTGCGTGCCGCCGGCGGTGGCCACCTGGCGGTTGTGGACCTGCTGCTGGCGCGCGGGGCGAACCCGCAGCACGCGGCCGCGAGCGGCGCCACGCCGTTGTCGGCGGCGGTCAGCATGCGCCAGATCGACATCGTCTCGGCCCTGCTCGATGCGGGTGCCGAGCTGGAGTACCGCCTGCCGGGGGGAGTGACCGTGCTGATGCTGGCCTCGGCGCTGGGCCTGCCCGACATCGCTGCGCGCCTGCTCACCGCCGGTGCCAACGTGCATGCCGGCGACGCGCAGCAGCTCGGTCCGCTGCACTGCGCGGCCCTGTACGGCTTCGGCGCCCGCGACCGCTCGCGCCTGCTGGCGCTGCTGGACACGCTGCTGCTGTCCGGTGCCGAGCCCGACCAGGCGGCCGCCGGTTCGGTCACGCCGCTGCTGCTGGTGCTGGGCGCCCGCGCCGAGCCCGGCACCGCCTGCGACGAACAGGTCGTACTGGCTGCGGTCGAACGCCTGCTCGATGAGGACGTGTCGCTGGATGCACGCGATCCGCGCGGCTTCGGTCCGCTGCACCTGGCCGCCCTGCACGGGCTGCCGCTGCTGGTGCAGCGCCTGCTGCGCGCCGGTGCCGACCCGGACGTGCGCGACGCGCTCAACCGCAGCCCGCGCGAGATCGCGGTGATGCGCGGCTTCATCGACGTCGCCGGCGAATTCGAACCGCGCGTACCGGGCGTGTCTTCGATGGCCCGGTTCCTGCGCGACAACGGCTGA
- a CDS encoding YcgL domain-containing protein — MQAYVYKSQRKQDTYVYLAARDAFDAIPDALKATLAPFAFVLEVALTPDRRLALADVDQVRANLAERGFHLQMPPPPVPPVRVPRRDDPR; from the coding sequence ATGCAAGCCTACGTCTACAAAAGCCAACGCAAGCAGGACACCTACGTCTACCTCGCCGCCCGTGACGCCTTCGATGCCATCCCGGATGCATTGAAAGCCACGCTGGCGCCGTTCGCATTCGTGCTGGAAGTCGCCTTGACCCCGGACCGTCGCCTCGCACTGGCCGACGTCGACCAGGTGCGCGCCAATCTCGCCGAGCGCGGTTTCCACCTGCAGATGCCCCCGCCGCCGGTCCCGCCGGTGCGCGTGCCGCGCCGTGATGACCCGCGATGA
- a CDS encoding pteridine-dependent deoxygenase, whose amino-acid sequence MSSTIHSVAVPPALSSTAAAAPFHAFYAPATERDAVLADPRTLAVFGFGAAGQECADPRWLQVPLAEQGPARIEVWQGAGPVQHGVRDGVRWSATDTLLFGAIEIDEVDSDIESAAADAYARMSGFLSTCGFPHLLRTWNYLDAVTEGDGDQERYRRFCVGRVRGLRELDEAALPAATCIGRFDGVRRLQVYWLAAREPGLPLENPRQVSAFRYPRQYGPQSPSFSRALLPPLATGLPLLQSGTAAIVGHVSQHTGSVEEQLAETLTNLQSLVDAARVQRPALPAQLGVGSLLKVYVRRAEDMPAIAARMAELPGSPAFVVLHAEVCRAELLVEIEGLHG is encoded by the coding sequence ATGAGCAGCACGATCCACAGCGTGGCAGTGCCACCGGCCCTGTCTTCTACGGCCGCCGCCGCGCCCTTCCATGCGTTTTACGCACCTGCCACGGAGCGCGACGCGGTTCTCGCCGACCCGCGCACGCTGGCCGTGTTCGGGTTCGGTGCCGCTGGCCAGGAGTGCGCCGACCCGCGCTGGCTGCAGGTGCCGCTGGCCGAACAGGGACCGGCACGGATCGAGGTCTGGCAGGGCGCCGGCCCGGTGCAGCACGGGGTTCGCGACGGGGTGCGCTGGTCTGCTACCGACACGCTGCTGTTCGGTGCGATCGAGATTGATGAAGTCGACAGCGATATCGAGTCGGCCGCGGCAGATGCCTACGCGCGCATGAGCGGGTTTCTGTCCACGTGCGGCTTCCCGCACCTGCTGCGAACCTGGAATTACCTGGATGCGGTGACCGAAGGCGATGGTGACCAGGAGCGCTACCGGCGCTTCTGCGTGGGCCGCGTGCGCGGGCTGCGCGAGCTGGACGAGGCCGCGTTGCCGGCGGCCACCTGCATTGGCCGCTTCGACGGCGTGCGTCGGCTGCAGGTGTACTGGCTGGCCGCGCGCGAGCCGGGCCTGCCGCTGGAGAACCCGCGCCAGGTCAGCGCGTTCCGCTACCCGCGCCAGTACGGGCCGCAGTCGCCGAGCTTCTCGCGTGCGCTGCTGCCGCCGCTGGCGACCGGCCTGCCGCTGCTGCAGTCGGGGACGGCTGCGATTGTCGGCCATGTCTCGCAGCACACCGGCTCGGTGGAAGAACAGCTGGCCGAGACCCTGACCAACCTGCAGAGCCTGGTGGATGCCGCGCGCGTGCAGCGCCCGGCATTGCCGGCGCAGCTGGGCGTGGGCTCGCTGTTGAAGGTGTATGTGCGAAGGGCCGAAGACATGCCGGCGATTGCCGCGCGGATGGCCGAGCTTCCAGGTTCACCGGCCTTCGTGGTGCTGCACGCCGAGGTGTGCCGGGCCGAATTGCTGGTGGAGATCGAAGGCCTGCACGGGTAA
- the cydB gene encoding cytochrome d ubiquinol oxidase subunit II has product MEMTTWLPVAWFAVIGFGVLMYVVLDGFVLGIGILAPMAEDEEQLDVMMNTAAPIWDGNETWLVLGGAGLMAAFPKAYAALLSALYLPVLLLVVALVFRGVAFEFRFKAHRSRRLWSVAFGLGSLLAAFAQGVILGALVQGLQVVNGNYVGGPFGWFSPFSMLTGAAVVFGYALLGSTWLILKTEGREQAVARTLTRPLVVAVIVFMGLVSAWLPFLDSRLMARWFSDGNFWWLSPVPLLTLAVAVALWQSAMHPRRDLPPFLLTLALFVLGFIGLVLGMWPYLLPPSMTLWEAAAPASSMGFSLVGLVVLLPVILGYTAWSYRVFRGKVRADAGYH; this is encoded by the coding sequence ATGGAGATGACGACCTGGCTGCCGGTGGCGTGGTTCGCGGTGATCGGCTTTGGCGTGCTGATGTACGTGGTGCTGGACGGCTTCGTGCTCGGCATCGGCATCCTCGCGCCGATGGCCGAGGATGAAGAACAGCTCGACGTGATGATGAACACCGCCGCGCCGATCTGGGACGGCAACGAGACCTGGCTGGTGCTGGGCGGGGCCGGGCTGATGGCGGCCTTCCCCAAGGCCTACGCGGCGCTGCTGTCGGCGCTGTACCTGCCAGTGCTGCTGCTGGTGGTGGCGCTGGTGTTCCGCGGCGTGGCGTTCGAGTTCCGCTTCAAGGCGCACCGTTCGCGGCGGCTGTGGAGCGTGGCGTTCGGGCTGGGCTCGCTGCTGGCCGCGTTCGCCCAGGGCGTGATCCTGGGCGCACTGGTGCAGGGCCTGCAGGTGGTGAACGGCAACTACGTGGGCGGGCCGTTCGGCTGGTTCAGCCCGTTCTCGATGCTGACCGGAGCGGCGGTGGTCTTTGGTTACGCGCTGCTGGGCAGTACGTGGCTGATCCTGAAGACCGAAGGTCGCGAGCAGGCGGTGGCACGCACCCTGACCCGGCCGCTGGTGGTGGCGGTGATCGTGTTCATGGGCCTGGTCAGCGCCTGGCTGCCGTTCCTGGATTCGCGCCTGATGGCGCGCTGGTTCAGCGACGGCAACTTCTGGTGGTTGTCGCCGGTGCCGTTGCTGACGTTGGCCGTGGCAGTGGCGCTGTGGCAAAGCGCCATGCACCCGCGCCGCGACCTGCCGCCGTTCCTGCTGACCCTGGCGCTGTTCGTGCTCGGCTTCATCGGGCTGGTGCTGGGCATGTGGCCGTACCTGCTGCCGCCGAGCATGACCTTGTGGGAGGCGGCCGCGCCGGCCTCGTCGATGGGCTTCAGCCTGGTCGGGCTGGTGGTGCTGCTGCCGGTGATCCTGGGATACACCGCGTGGTCGTACCGGGTGTTCCGGGGCAAGGTGCGCGCGGACGCGGGATACCATTGA
- a CDS encoding cytochrome ubiquinol oxidase subunit I, translating into MDALLLSRIQFGFVISFHVLFPAFTIGTASWLAFVEGQWLRTKKPIWRELYFFWQKIFAVSFGMGVVSGIVMAFQFGTNWPRLSQVAGSVIGPLLTYEVLTAFFLEASFLGVMMFGWGKVSPRLHFFSTCMVALGTLVSTFWILSSNSWLQTPAGHAIIDGIVVPQDWWQVVFNPSFPYRLAHMALGSFITTCFVIGGVGAWYLRKGTHVEAGRTMLLAAVAFAALTVPVQIFVGDMHGLNTLKHQPMKIAAVEAHWHAEGEGEGVPLVVFAVPNEKAERNDFEIAIPRLGSLILTHSLDGTFDPLTSVPASERPPVVPVFYAFRIMVGLGTLMLLLAWASAFQWWRGRLLESRWLVRGWNWMLPSGFIALVSGWFVTEMGRQPWVVYGVLRTADAVGPQSAWMTALSLGVYIVGYAFVFGWGIWYLVKIIRTGPKPHDQQPPIEDGSHTPARPLSAADEPLEER; encoded by the coding sequence TTGGACGCGTTGTTGTTGTCCCGGATCCAGTTCGGGTTCGTGATCAGTTTCCATGTGCTGTTTCCCGCCTTCACCATCGGTACGGCCAGCTGGCTTGCCTTCGTCGAAGGCCAGTGGCTGCGCACGAAAAAGCCCATCTGGCGCGAGCTGTACTTCTTCTGGCAGAAGATCTTCGCGGTGTCCTTCGGCATGGGCGTGGTCAGCGGCATCGTCATGGCCTTCCAGTTCGGCACCAACTGGCCGCGCCTGAGCCAGGTGGCCGGCAGCGTGATCGGGCCGCTGCTCACCTACGAGGTGCTCACCGCGTTCTTCCTGGAAGCCAGCTTCCTGGGCGTGATGATGTTCGGCTGGGGCAAGGTCTCGCCGCGCCTGCACTTCTTCTCCACCTGTATGGTGGCGCTGGGCACGCTGGTCTCCACGTTCTGGATCCTGTCCTCCAACAGCTGGCTGCAGACCCCGGCCGGGCACGCCATCATCGACGGCATCGTGGTGCCGCAGGACTGGTGGCAGGTGGTGTTCAACCCCTCCTTCCCGTACCGGCTGGCGCACATGGCGCTGGGCTCGTTCATCACCACCTGTTTCGTGATCGGCGGCGTGGGCGCGTGGTACCTGCGCAAGGGCACCCATGTGGAAGCCGGTCGCACCATGCTGCTGGCGGCGGTCGCGTTTGCCGCATTGACGGTGCCGGTGCAGATCTTCGTCGGCGACATGCACGGCCTGAACACGCTCAAGCACCAGCCGATGAAGATCGCCGCGGTGGAAGCGCACTGGCATGCGGAAGGCGAGGGCGAAGGCGTGCCGCTGGTGGTGTTCGCCGTGCCCAATGAAAAGGCCGAGCGCAACGATTTCGAGATCGCCATTCCGCGGCTGGGCAGCTTGATCCTGACCCATTCGCTGGACGGTACCTTCGACCCGCTGACCTCGGTGCCGGCCAGCGAGCGGCCGCCGGTGGTGCCGGTGTTCTACGCATTCCGGATCATGGTCGGGCTGGGCACCCTGATGCTGCTGCTGGCCTGGGCCTCGGCCTTCCAGTGGTGGCGCGGCCGCCTGCTGGAATCGCGCTGGCTGGTGCGCGGCTGGAACTGGATGCTGCCCAGCGGTTTCATCGCGCTGGTCTCGGGCTGGTTCGTCACCGAAATGGGCCGCCAGCCGTGGGTGGTGTATGGCGTGCTGCGCACCGCCGACGCGGTGGGGCCGCAGAGCGCGTGGATGACCGCGCTGTCGCTGGGCGTGTACATCGTCGGATACGCGTTCGTGTTCGGCTGGGGCATCTGGTACCTGGTGAAGATCATCCGAACGGGGCCCAAGCCGCATGACCAGCAACCGCCCATCGAGGACGGCAGCCACACCCCGGCACGGCCGCTGTCCGCAGCCGACGAACCGCTGGAGGAGCGCTGA